From Lonchura striata isolate bLonStr1 chromosome 23, bLonStr1.mat, whole genome shotgun sequence:
ATTTTCTCAGGCAGCCTTCTTCCTCAAAGGCCAGGAACATTCCTTTTTCCATTGAGTATTCAAACTTAAATGCTTTGGAGGAGCAAGATGTAAAtgtctttttgaaaaaaatgatgTTGCTTTCACCAGGAATTTCTTTGGGAACTTCTCCTTcctgaggaaggaaaaaggggagCAGGTTAGTCCCAGCACAAGCCCTGACCAGTTTTATTCCAGCTCTGAGTTTTCAGTTCTGCCTGTTGGATTTGTACTGAtgaggagagggaagcagaTCCTTACCTTGAACCTCACGATCATTTCTCCACACTCCCTCTCACAACACATGTAATAACTTTTGTCTTCCACTTGGACACTGAAGGCCAcgggcagccctgccaagggTGTGGTGGTTTTGTAGCAGTGAATGCTGAAATGCATCCCTTTGCCTGGAAATAAATGGATTATTATTGATAACCTGCTCCAAGGGAGCTGCAGCAACTGAATTCAGTGATGGTTTACCACTCCCCTGGCAAGCCTGGCTGTCTCACCAGGGTATTTTTCCCAGGATTTGAACttttatgttttttgttttatgcaACCAGGGTGCAGCAAAGCAGCTGAGGTCACCAGGCAGTGTGGGGAGGGGTCAGTCCCTTCTGTGTGCATGCAGGAACTCAGACTGGCGTGTGGAAGTGGCTATCTGCAAATCAGAGCATGGCTGCAGATAGGTGAtccagaaagaaataaataaattgctgAAGCACCCCAAAAAGTCAAAGCCAAAACTGTAAGTTTATAGCTAATATTATTAGAAGAAAGTAAGATCTTTCGGTGCCAATACAttgtttgaattttaaaattatttttttgtaacCCAGCATGAGAAAAAGGGGGGATTAAGAATTTTGTGATCAAGCCAAGCAAAAATCTTAGCCCTTTTTCTGCATGTGACATCCTGCAGGCTTTGGTGTGACTCAGAAATCTCACCCCTCACCAATGCCCAACACACACAATTTCACTCTCAGCTAAGTTTTCCTCTTGCAAATGAAGTTTTAAATCATTCTTCTCAATGCCATCATTGAGCGGATGATTGCAAAGCACAAAGCCACCTCCAGGATGAAGCAGCAGTGGTGGTTTCTCTTTGGAAATTACCAGATTGCATCTCCTGGTCTGTCACATCCTCAAAGGCAGCCACGTTCAGGTCGGGGCGCACCACGAGCAGTTGGCTGTTCACGTTCCTCAGCACCCGGTGCAGAGTCCTTTCCTTGCACAGAGCATCAcattccagctctgcagggagaatAAAGCAAAATTCTGCTTCTTTCAGCTGCTGTCTCCTCAGGGCTTTGCCAGTTTGCTGCCAGCTTAATCCTGGCATTACGGATGTCATGTAAAAGGAATTTTTAGAATGACATCAACCACATCATCTTTCACACCTTTGCTTGAAGCAGATTTCCCAGaatctgaaatttatttatataagcAAGAAAAGCTGCTGTGTTTGTTAATGAGAATTCAGAAGAGTCAGTTCTCTTTGCCCAACAATTAGTGCATTGAAAGGTGCTGTCAGGGAAGCCACCACCCTGTGTCTTAAGAGGATTTAAAGCAACATCAGCATTACAAGTAGCAGTGAGCtgtagctatttttttttttttttttttttttttgcagccagCCTCAGTGTGAAATGAATaacaaaatcataaaaaatgAGTTCTCAGCTTACCATCGTCGTCTTGGTTCCAAGtgagcagtgaaaaaaaaagggaagaaaaacaacGTTAAACTCTGCCCCCACAAAAGAAGTCACTTTGTGCCCAGGCAGCCACCTACATGTTCCCAgagcccagtgccacccaggctgagctgctgtcaCTACACACAGGATTTATCTCTgagcaaaacaaaggaaaacacagtcATTTGGGAACTGGAGTCACCACCAAAGCAGAGGTATGCAAAACACTTTTTAAGGGTGAAAAGGTCACTCTAAGCCTAAAATTGAGGAATAATTGCATGCAAATTTTTGGTTTTATCCATGCCTTTAAGTCAGCAAAAGGACAAGAACTCATTACAAATTGCTTTTAAAGAATAAACTGTTTTCTAACTGACTTTTTTCCACAATATTGGAAATTCCTCACTCACTCCAAGTCCAGCCCCAGTATTCCAATGCTTCTGAGTGTCCTTTCCCAGAGTTTTTTGTGTAAGCAACAAGTGTTCCCCTGACTCAGCTACCTGGCTAACAACACACAAACTGAAGCTTAAAGGGAAGTTAGGTGAAATCAGACTGACAAAGGAATTGTGTTAAATCACTATTCAAGCAGATAAGGTTACTAAGTGCACTAATTACCGTCAAAATAGAGGCAGAAATTTTTTCCAAGTTCTACTGCACACACCAGAATCTCTTCAGCACTCATCTTCACCCTGCtcacagcacagggagaggaatCAGAGTTAAGCTGGATGCTTCTTACCCCATAAAGGGATAAAAACTAAGTCTGCACAAACTGATCTTACCAGGTTCCCCCTAGAAAAGCATGAGCTTCCAAAATACCCAAAAGTTAGAACCCACTCTGTCCCTAGAAAAGGCATCCTTTGCACACAAGATAATAAATGTCTTAAAGCCAGGTGAACAATGGGGAGAGGTGGCTCTTGCACGGGGATTTGATTGTGCAATGAAAATACCCAGCTCAGTCCAAAGCTGTTCCACCAGTTGAAAATGACCTTTTATACAAAAAGTGAGCAATATAAACATCAGTAAACGCACACACCCAGAGATGGGAATTGCCGTGGTTTTCTTTGTCCCTCTAGCAAAGCTCTTTGAGGACTGTATTTtagagtgatttttttctcttggcatTTCATGTTTTTTATCTAGTTGTAGCTGTGCAGAAGAGACAGCAGGctcccagcagcatctttgtTTGCAAATACGCACATGCACACCGTGGAAACCAGATACCACAACACCCAACCGTGCATTTCTCATTCTTAGCACATTAACCTCACAGTCCTCGGTTATTCTAAAACCCGGGGGCAAGCAGAGGCAGAACTTTTGACAGACGACTAAAGGAAAAAGTGTCCCTTGGTTTAATGGGTAACACAAAATGACACACAAAATGTGCTTCTTCCCTCATCATAGACTCAAgtaagttggaaaagacttccagGATCATCAAGCCCAACCTTGAGTAAAAGATGGTTATTCAAACCTTTTACCGAGGACCATTTTTAGACCTTTTGCCGTTTGAAAGGAATGGCGGCAGAAGCTTGGAGGAGTTCCTGACTGAGTTTGGAATGACTCACCCAGAGAAGCCGCAGGAAGGCAGGGCGGGAGCAGAGACGGCTCTCGGGACTCCTTTTTGGATCTCGGTGGTCCTTTCTGGCTCTCGGTGGTCCCTCTGGCTCCTCGGGAATCCTTTCTGGCTCTCGGTGGTCCTTTCTGTCTCTCGGTGGTCCTTTCTGGCTCTTGGTGGTCCTTTCTGGCTCTCGGTGGTCCCTCTGGCTCCTCGGGACTCCTTTTTGGATCTCGGTGGTCCTTTCTGGCTCTCGGTGGTCCCTCTGGCTCCTCGGGAATCCTTTCTGGCTCTCGGTGGTCCTTTCTGGCTCTCGGTGGTCCTTTCTGGCTCTTGGTGGTCCTTTCTGGCTCTCGGTGGTCCCTCTGGCTCCTCGGGACTCCTTTTTGGATCTCGGTGGTCCTTTCTGGCTCTCGGTGGTCCCTCTGGCTCCTTGGGACTCCTTTCTGGCTCTCGGTGGTCCCTCTGGCTCCTCGGTGGTCCCTCTGGCTCCTCGGGACTCCTTTCTGGCTCTTGGTGGTCCTTTCTGGCTCTCGGTGGTCCTTTCTGGCTCTCGGTGGTCCCTCTGGCTCCTCGGGACTCCTTTCTGGCTCTCGGTGGTCCTTTCTGGCTCTCGGTGGTCCCTCTGGCTCCTCGGGAATCCTTTCTGGCTCCTCGGGAGCTGCAGACGGGCGATGGGAGTGGGGAGGAGCGCAGGGTGCACGGGCAGGAGAAGAAGTGGCTTTCGGTGGTCCTTCCTGGCTCCTTATGGACTCCTTTGCAGATCTTCGGGGGTCCTTTCTGGCTACTCAGGACTCCTCTCTGGCTCCCAGGACTCCTTTCTGGCTACTCAGGACTCCTCTCTGGCTACGCAGGACTCCTCTCTGGCTACTCAGGACTCCTCTGTGGCTTCCAGGACTCCTCTCTGGCTTCCAGGACTCCTTTCTGGCTACTCAGGACTCCTCTGTGGCTACTCAGGACTCCTTTCTGGCTACTCAGGACTCCTTTCTGGCTACTCAGGACTCCTCTCTGGCTCCCAGGACTCCTCTCTGGCTACTCAGGACTCCTCTCTGGCTCCCAGGACTCCTCTCTGGCTACTCAGGACTCCTCTGTGGCTCCCAGGACTCCTCTCTGGCTACTCAGGACTCCTCTCTGGCTACTCAGGACTCCTCTCTGGCTACTCAGGACTCCTTTCTGGCTACTCAGGACTCCTCTCTGGCTTCCAGGACTCCTTTCTGGCTACTCAGGACTCCTTTCTGGCTACTCAGGACTCCTCTCTGGCTCTCGGGACTCCTCTGTGGCTCCCAGGACTCCTCTCTGGCTCCCAGGACTCCTCTCTGGCTTCCAGGACTCCTCTCTGGCTCCCAGGACTCCTCTCTGGCTCCCAGGACTCCTCTGTGGCTACTCAGGACTCCTCTCTGGCTCCCAGGACTCCTCTCTGGCTACTCAGGACTCCTCCCTGGCTCCCAGGACTCCTCTGTGGCTACTCAGGACTCCTCTCTGGCTTCCAGGACTCCTTTCTGGCTTCCAGGACTCCTCTCTGGCTCCCAGGACTCCTCTCTGGCTCCCAGGACTCCTCTCTGGCTCTTCCGGAGCTGCAGCCGGGCGATGGGAGCCGGGGCAGGCGCCGCTGCGGAGGATCGGAGCCGTGCCGAGGCCACCCCGGGTCAgtgcccgccgccgccggggatGCCCCGGCCGGAGGGAAGCCGGCGCTGCCGCAGCGCTGCCGGGAGGGGCTTTATAGCCGAAATCGCGACGTTTTCCCAAGCTCTGCGCCTACGTCCGCATTTGTCGCGCAGCATTTCCCCTCCTCGCTGCAGGAGCCAGCGCCCTATGCAAATGTGGGGTTACGAGGGTGGCTTTGTGGCGCTCGGTGTCACGCTGCTGCTGCCCCCGGCTCGCCCTGCCGCTCCCGCAGCACCGGGGCATGTGCCACCCGTGCCACCCGTGCTTTCCCTGCCGGCTCCCTGTGGGAATGGCACGGAATCACCGCGCTGCCGCTCCTCCgctgctggtggcagcagcgCCCAGGGGTGCTGGCATGGGCGGAGGAACCTCCCGTGCCAGCCCTGAGAGCAGGAGCGGCTGCATGGGACGGGTTCGGCTCCTGGGGTGGGATAACGCCCCGCATCCCGCACCCCGCACCCCGCATCCCTCATCCCGCATCGCTCATCCCACATCGCTCACCCACATCCCTCATCCAGCATCCCACATCCCGCACCATGCATCCCTCATCCAGCATCCCTCATCCCTCATCCCTCATCCCACCCACATCCCTCATCCCTCATCCAGCATCCCTCATCCTGCattcccacatcccacatcctgCACCATGCATCCCGCACCCTGCATCCCTCATCCCTCATCCCTCATCCAGCATCCCTCATCCCGCACCCTGCATCCctcatcccacatcccacatccctcatcccacatcccacatccctcaTCCCGCACCCCGcaccccacatcccacatccagTATCCCACATCcagcatcccacatcccactCTGCCTTTGGGGAGAAAGGTTGGAactgcagggatgggacaggccCTAAAAACCAGGGCAGCGAGCTTGGGAATGAGTTGTTTCCCAATGtcttggtttagggcaaatttgggagaaaacctcTAAAGGGGTTTTCTCTAGAAAGCAAATTTAAGTGGCCTTTCTTAATTGGTTTGGGGGAAAGATTTCTTTGGAGAAAAGTGTTTATTTAACTTACAGGCAAAGCATTCACTAGCAGGAAAAatgaacaatattaaacaataagactttttgctgctctgaagaGACAACAAGCTGAGAAAAGTCCCCTTTGTGGGCTGTAGCTTGGTTACTTGGTCTCTTATcagtgctggaaatgccacagcccAGACTCAGCCTGATGGGCTATAGGTGAGAGCTACCAGTGCTCTTCTGggttttcagtccagagcaggtttaaataGTTCTAAGGAATAAGAAAAACCACACTCTGCAGAACTTTTCTGCCTCAGCTAACTAAGAACTAAccaaaagcaaaggagagctctgtctcacCCTCGTCTGTCCGCAGACAgcacagtccaggagcaggaacgTGGGGGAGTGAGTGCAGTTTCTAACAACAAACTGCCTGCTTCTTCTTCCCCCCTTGGCTCTCAGAACCAGCCCTGAAGGTGCAGGATTTGTTTCTGGGCTAAACAGACGAATGGGGATACGAGCATCACAAAGTCACCCCAGTTTGTTACATCTCCGTGCCTGGATTTGCTCTTTCTGTCGCTGCTCAGAGGTTAGGGTGTCagcgttcaggaacacacagaatcacaggatatgattatctgcaggtgttttattgagagctctgggaatcagggctacagacccaaatctgactccgacacaGCTTTCGAGCTGAacctattttatattctatcattatatTGAAAGGTAAACTTTAAGGAATTtggagattttagaggagctaagattttagttagaaataagccttactagagttaattaaaataataataataaatgagtaggccttgatgaagttaggagttagtagttaactaataattgattgcttgtcagcacaattaCATAATACAAATTAATATTATCATAAATTCTGATCTTGCAATAATTTATTTCACTGTAATGAACAAGGACATGATTCACCTAGAGCAGTGAAAAACAGCCTCAGGAAATATACAGTTTTATTCTCCatgaaagagagagaagatACAGTCTTTGCAGCCGAGTGTTGTGGCGGTGTTACTCAATTTAGTGTTACACAATTTAGTGTTACTCATTTTAGTGTTTTTATGCGTTTTAGTGTTTTTGCTCATTTTAGTGCTGTTAATAATTTCCATGCTGTTATTAATTTTTGTGCTGTTACTCATTTTAGCCTTGTTATTCAATCGCCCGCTCAGATTGCACTCCTCTCTGGCTGGTTTTTTGAGGCACATCCATTGCACATTCCAAGAAAATCATCCCACGGATTTCTCTTGGAAGGGGGAAAGCTTTTGAGGAACTGTTTGAAACTTCAGAACAGCCCGGGCCGGAGCTGCTCCCCAGGCCCTGAGGGGGCACCTCAGGCTGCGGCTGGCACTGTCACCAAGGGAGGGTGGCACCGGGggtgctgccagccctgagGGGAGCCACTGtcccctgtgtcctgtcccttgtGTCCCATCCCTTGTGTCCCATCCCTTGTGGCCCATCCATTGTGTCCCTTATGTCCCTTGTGTCCTATCCCTTGTGGCCCTTGTATCCCTTGTGTCCTGTCCCTTGTGTCCTTCGTGTCCCATCCCTTGTGTCCCTTGTGTCGTGTCCTTTGTGTCCCATCCCTTGAGTGCCATCCCTTGTGGCCCATCCATTGTGTCCCTTATGTCCCTTGTGTCCCATCCCTTGTGGCCCTTGTATCCCTTGTGTCCTGTCCCTTGTGTCCCTTGTGTCCTGTCCCTTGTGTTCCTTGTGTCCCTTGTGTCCTGTCCCTTGTGTCCCTTGTGTCCCTTGTGTCCCTTGTGTCCTGTTCCTTGTGTCCCTTGTGTCCTTTGTGTCCCTTGTGTCCCATCCCTTGTGGCCCTTATGTCCCTTGTGTCCTGTCCCTTGTGTCCCTTGTGTCCTTTGTGTCCCTTGTGTCCCGTCCCTTGTGGCCCTTATGTCCCTTGTGTCCTGTCCCTTGTGTCCCTTGTGTCCTTTGTGTCCCATCCCTTGTTTCTCGTCCCTTGTCCCTTTCCGCTGTCCCCACAGtcgcagcccctcatcccctcACGTCCCTCACGGCCATTGCCCGCCCGCCTGAGGGGAAGCTGCAGGGCCGGGGTGTCCTGGGCGCCTCGGAGCCCTCAGGCTGTGAGGGGATCAGAAAGGGATCAATTCCCTCGGGTATCGAATTTAGGGATCACAAAGGGAGAAATCCCCTTGCATATCGAATTTAGGGATCCCAAAGGGAGAAATCCCCTCGCATATCGAATTCAGGGATCACAAAGGGATCGATCCCCTCGGGTATCAAATTAAGGAATCAGGAAGGGATCAATCCCCTCGGGTATTGAATTTAGGGATCACAAAGGGACCAAACCCCTCGGGTATCGAATTTAGGGATCACAAAAGGATCGATCCCCTCGGGTATCGAATTTAGGGATCACAAAGGGATCGATCCCCTCGCGTATCGAATTTAGGGATCACAAAGGGATCGATCCCCTCGCGTATCGAATTTAGGGATCACAAAGGGATCGATCCCTTCGGGTATCGAATTTAGGGATCACAAAGGGATCGATCCCCTCGGGTATCGAATTTAGGGATCAGAAAGGGAGAAATCCCCTCGCATATCGAGTTTAGGGATCAGAAAGGGATCGATCCCCTCGGGTATCGAGTTTAGGCGGCCCCGCCATCCCCCAGCCCCCTGAGGCGCCGCCTCTCCCGTGAGAGGAGCGCCCTTGCAGAGCAACCAGCGGCACGTTTTACaggtttttatttaaacatCTCCCCCAGTGTGACGACTCAGCAAACACCTCGTGCTTCTCGTGTGCCAGCCATGGCGAGCAAATCGcaaaaaggagataaaaatataaataaaagcaaaaatgtggAGGTGAGCGGTGCTGTGTGAGGGAGGacaacaccccccccccccccccccatcccaTGTCCTCTGCATTGAAGGAACAGAGATCCACGGCACTTTTGGGAGGTTTAGGGgaacaaaaattactttttttgtgTGGGTAAAACTGTGGTTTCTCCAAGGATTTTAAGCCAAATAAAACTGGGTAAGCACTGGGACATACTTATGTAGAACTTCTTGAGAGTGAGCTCCTGAAGTGCACCAGCTTTTACTGAGATATATATACTACAGATATTACTATATAGTGtatcatatatataaatatcacatatataaatatgtgtgtatatagatataaatatgtgcgtatatataaataaatgtgtaTATACAGAGGTCTCAATCTGGTACTTCCACCCACTCCTCAAGACACTCACAAAACTGTGAACCCACTCACATTTTCTCCAAAAACACCCTCAAGGTCTTTTTAAACCTCTTCTTTCTCTCAGCCAAACTCTGTGCAAAGCTTGTTTTAAATCCTAGAACTGTATTTTTCCTAATGTGCTCTGTTGTTAGAGTGAAGCTTC
This genomic window contains:
- the IL18 gene encoding interleukin-18, whose product is MSAEEILVCAVELGKNFCLYFDDDDELECDALCKERTLHRVLRNVNSQLLVVRPDLNVAAFEDVTDQEMQSGKGMHFSIHCYKTTTPLAGLPVAFSVQVEDKSYYMCCERECGEMIVRFKEGEVPKEIPGESNIIFFKKTFTSCSSKAFKFEYSMEKGMFLAFEEEGCLRKLILKKLSKDEVDETMKMSLC